A genomic window from Struthio camelus isolate bStrCam1 chromosome 2, bStrCam1.hap1, whole genome shotgun sequence includes:
- the EZH2 gene encoding histone-lysine N-methyltransferase EZH2 isoform X15 codes for MGQTGKKSEKGPICWRKRVKSEYMRLRQLKRFRRADEVKSMFNSNRQKILERTEILNQEWKLRRIQPVHIMTSCSVTSDIDFPKQVIPLKTLNAVASVPIMYSWSPLQQNFMVEDETVLHNIPYMGDEVLDQDGTFIEELIKNYDGKVHGDRECGFINDEIFVELVNALGQYSDDDDDDDGDDNPDERDDKQKDREEKESHPPRKFPSDKIFEAISSMFPDKGTAEELKEKYKELTEQQLPGALPPECTPNIDGPNAKSVQREQSLHSFHTLFCRRCFKYDCFLHPFHATPNTYKRKNTETALDNKPCGPHCYQHLEGAKEFAAALTAERIKTPPKRPGGRRRGRLPNNTSRPSTPTINVLESKDTDSDREAGTETGGENNDKEEEEKKDETSSSSEANSRCQTPIKMKPNIEPPENVEWSGAEASMFRVLIGTYYDNFCAIARLIGTKTCRQVYEFRVKESSIIAPVPAEDVDTPPRKKKRKHRLWAAHCRKIQLKKDGSSNHVYNYQPCDHPRQPCDSSCPCVIAQNFCEKFCQCSSECQNRFPGCRCKAQCNTKQCPCYLAVRECDPDLCLTCGAADHWDSKNVSCKNCSIQRGSKKHLLLAPSDVAGWGIFIKDPVQKNEFISEYCGEIISQDEADRRGKVYDKYMCSFLFNLNNDFVVDATRKGNKIRFANHSVNPNCYAKVMMVNGDHRIGIFAKRAIQTGEELFFDYRYSQADALKYVGIEREMEIP; via the exons TGCTCTGTTACCAGTGACATAGATTTTCCAAAACAAGTCATCCCACTAAAGACACTCAATGCTGTTGCTTCTGTGCCTATAATGTATTCCTGGTCTCCTCTTCAACAGAATTTTatg GTAGAGGATGAAACTGTCTTACATAACATTCCGTATATGGGAGATGAAGTGCTTGACCAGGATGGTACCTTTATTGAAGAACTGATCAAGAACTATGATGGAAAAGTGCATGGAGACAGAG AATGTGGATTTATCAATGATGAAATATTTGTTGAGCTGGTCAACGCACTTGGTCAATatagtgatgatgatgatgatgatgatggagaTGACAATCCTGATGAAAGAGATGACAAGCAAAAAGATCGAGAAG agaaagaaagccaCCCACCTCGGAAATTTCCTTCTGACAAGATATTTGAAGCCATTTCCTCAATGTTTCCAGACAAGGGTACAgcagaagaactgaaagaaaa ATACAAAGAgctcacagagcagcagcttccAGGAGCTCTTCCTCCTGAATGCACACCAAACATAGATGGACCAAATGCTAAATctgttcagagggagcagagcctgCACTCCTTTCACACGCTCTTCTGTAGGCGCTGTTTTAAATATGATTGCTTCTTACATC CATTCCACGCAACTCCTAACACTTACAAACGAAAGAATACAGAAACAGCACTAGATAATAAACCTTGTGGACCTCACTGTTATCAACATCTG GAAGGCGCAAAGGAGTTTGCAGCTGCCCTGACTGCTGAGCGTATAAAGACACCACCAAAGCGCCCAGGTGGCCGCCGAAGAGGAAGACTTCCAAATAACACCAGCAGACCCAGCACACCGACAATAAACGTATTAGAATCAAAAGACACAGATAGTGACAGAGAAGCTGGAACTGAAACTGGAGGAGAAAATAAtgataaagaagaagaagaaaagaaggatgaAACATCCAGTTCTTCTG AAGCAAATTCTAGGTGTCAGACACCAATAAAGATGAAGCCAAATATTGAGCCTCCAGAGAATGTGGAATGGAGTGGTGCTGAAGCCTCAATGTTTAGAGTTCTTATTGGCACCTACTATGACAACTTTTGTGCAATTGCCAGACTCATTGGGACCAAAACATGCAGGCAG GTGTATGAGTTTAGAGTAAAGGAATCTAGTATTATTGCTCCCGTCCCTGCTGAAGATGTTGATACTCctcccagaaagaagaaaaggaaacacag GTTGTGGGCTGCTCATTGCAGAAAGATACAGCTGAAAAAGG ATGGGTCGTCTAATCATGTTTACAACTATCAGCCATGTGATCATCCGCGTCAGCCTTGTGACAGCTCATGCCCGTGTGTGATTGCTCAAAATTTCTGTGAGAAGTTTTGTCAGTGCAGCTCAGAAT GCCAAAACAGGTTTCCTGGATGTCGTTGTAAAGCACAATGCAACACTAAGCAGTGTCCATGTTACCTAGCTGTACGTGAATGTGATCCTGATCTCTGTTTAACATGTGGAGCAGCTGACCACTGGGACAGCAAAAATGTTTCTTGCAAGAACTGCAGCATTCAGAGAGGATCCAAAAAA cACTTGTTATTGGCACCTTCAGATGTGGCAGGCTGGGGAATTTTCATCAAAGATCCTGTACAGAAGAATGAGTTCATTTCTGAATACTGTGGTGAG ATTATTTCTCAGGATGAGgcagacagaagaggaaaagtaTATGACAAGTACATGTGCAGCTTTCTGTTTAACTTGAATAATG attttgTGGTTGATGCAACACGCAAAGGCAACAAAATTAGATTTGCAAACCATTCAGTAAATCCAAATTGCTATGCAAAAG TTATGATGGTTAATGGTGATCACAGAATAGGTATATTTGCTAAGAGAGCCATTCAGACTGGTGAAGAACTGTTCTTTGACTACAG atATAGCCAAGCTGATGCCCTTAAATATGTGGGCattgaaagagaaatggaaatccCTTGA
- the EZH2 gene encoding histone-lysine N-methyltransferase EZH2 isoform X14 yields the protein MGQTGKKSEKGPICWRKRVKSEYMRLRQLKRFRRADEVKSMFNSNRQKILERTEILNQEWKLRRIQPVHIMTSCSVTSDIDFPKQVIPLKTLNAVASVPIMYSWSPLQQNFMVEDETVLHNIPYMGDEVLDQDGTFIEELIKNYDGKVHGDRECGFINDEIFVELVNALGQYSDDDDDDDGDDNPDERDDKQKDREGNRMEKESHPPRKFPSDKIFEAISSMFPDKGTAEELKEKYKELTEQQLPGALPPECTPNIDGPNAKSVQREQSLHSFHTLFCRRCFKYDCFLHPFHATPNTYKRKNTETALDNKPCGPHCYQHLEGAKEFAAALTAERIKTPPKRPGGRRRGRLPNNTSRPSTPTINVLESKDTDSDREAGTETGGENNDKEEEEKKDETSSSSEANSRCQTPIKMKPNIEPPENVEWSGAEASMFRVLIGTYYDNFCAIARLIGTKTCRQVYEFRVKESSIIAPVPAEDVDTPPRKKKRKHRLWAAHCRKIQLKKDGSSNHVYNYQPCDHPRQPCDSSCPCVIAQNFCEKFCQCSSECQNRFPGCRCKAQCNTKQCPCYLAVRECDPDLCLTCGAADHWDSKNVSCKNCSIQRGSKKHLLLAPSDVAGWGIFIKDPVQKNEFISEYCGEIISQDEADRRGKVYDKYMCSFLFNLNNDFVVDATRKGNKIRFANHSVNPNCYAKVMMVNGDHRIGIFAKRAIQTGEELFFDYRYSQADALKYVGIEREMEIP from the exons TGCTCTGTTACCAGTGACATAGATTTTCCAAAACAAGTCATCCCACTAAAGACACTCAATGCTGTTGCTTCTGTGCCTATAATGTATTCCTGGTCTCCTCTTCAACAGAATTTTatg GTAGAGGATGAAACTGTCTTACATAACATTCCGTATATGGGAGATGAAGTGCTTGACCAGGATGGTACCTTTATTGAAGAACTGATCAAGAACTATGATGGAAAAGTGCATGGAGACAGAG AATGTGGATTTATCAATGATGAAATATTTGTTGAGCTGGTCAACGCACTTGGTCAATatagtgatgatgatgatgatgatgatggagaTGACAATCCTGATGAAAGAGATGACAAGCAAAAAGATCGAGAAGGTAACAGGATGG agaaagaaagccaCCCACCTCGGAAATTTCCTTCTGACAAGATATTTGAAGCCATTTCCTCAATGTTTCCAGACAAGGGTACAgcagaagaactgaaagaaaa ATACAAAGAgctcacagagcagcagcttccAGGAGCTCTTCCTCCTGAATGCACACCAAACATAGATGGACCAAATGCTAAATctgttcagagggagcagagcctgCACTCCTTTCACACGCTCTTCTGTAGGCGCTGTTTTAAATATGATTGCTTCTTACATC CATTCCACGCAACTCCTAACACTTACAAACGAAAGAATACAGAAACAGCACTAGATAATAAACCTTGTGGACCTCACTGTTATCAACATCTG GAAGGCGCAAAGGAGTTTGCAGCTGCCCTGACTGCTGAGCGTATAAAGACACCACCAAAGCGCCCAGGTGGCCGCCGAAGAGGAAGACTTCCAAATAACACCAGCAGACCCAGCACACCGACAATAAACGTATTAGAATCAAAAGACACAGATAGTGACAGAGAAGCTGGAACTGAAACTGGAGGAGAAAATAAtgataaagaagaagaagaaaagaaggatgaAACATCCAGTTCTTCTG AAGCAAATTCTAGGTGTCAGACACCAATAAAGATGAAGCCAAATATTGAGCCTCCAGAGAATGTGGAATGGAGTGGTGCTGAAGCCTCAATGTTTAGAGTTCTTATTGGCACCTACTATGACAACTTTTGTGCAATTGCCAGACTCATTGGGACCAAAACATGCAGGCAG GTGTATGAGTTTAGAGTAAAGGAATCTAGTATTATTGCTCCCGTCCCTGCTGAAGATGTTGATACTCctcccagaaagaagaaaaggaaacacag GTTGTGGGCTGCTCATTGCAGAAAGATACAGCTGAAAAAGG ATGGGTCGTCTAATCATGTTTACAACTATCAGCCATGTGATCATCCGCGTCAGCCTTGTGACAGCTCATGCCCGTGTGTGATTGCTCAAAATTTCTGTGAGAAGTTTTGTCAGTGCAGCTCAGAAT GCCAAAACAGGTTTCCTGGATGTCGTTGTAAAGCACAATGCAACACTAAGCAGTGTCCATGTTACCTAGCTGTACGTGAATGTGATCCTGATCTCTGTTTAACATGTGGAGCAGCTGACCACTGGGACAGCAAAAATGTTTCTTGCAAGAACTGCAGCATTCAGAGAGGATCCAAAAAA cACTTGTTATTGGCACCTTCAGATGTGGCAGGCTGGGGAATTTTCATCAAAGATCCTGTACAGAAGAATGAGTTCATTTCTGAATACTGTGGTGAG ATTATTTCTCAGGATGAGgcagacagaagaggaaaagtaTATGACAAGTACATGTGCAGCTTTCTGTTTAACTTGAATAATG attttgTGGTTGATGCAACACGCAAAGGCAACAAAATTAGATTTGCAAACCATTCAGTAAATCCAAATTGCTATGCAAAAG TTATGATGGTTAATGGTGATCACAGAATAGGTATATTTGCTAAGAGAGCCATTCAGACTGGTGAAGAACTGTTCTTTGACTACAG atATAGCCAAGCTGATGCCCTTAAATATGTGGGCattgaaagagaaatggaaatccCTTGA
- the EZH2 gene encoding histone-lysine N-methyltransferase EZH2 isoform X16 produces MYSWSPLQQNFMVEDETVLHNIPYMGDEVLDQDGTFIEELIKNYDGKVHGDRGEPKHSECGFINDEIFVELVNALGQYSDDDDDDDGDDNPDERDDKQKDREGNRMEKESHPPRKFPSDKIFEAISSMFPDKGTAEELKEKYKELTEQQLPGALPPECTPNIDGPNAKSVQREQSLHSFHTLFCRRCFKYDCFLHPFHATPNTYKRKNTETALDNKPCGPHCYQHLEGAKEFAAALTAERIKTPPKRPGGRRRGRLPNNTSRPSTPTINVLESKDTDSDREAGTETGGENNDKEEEEKKDETSSSSEANSRCQTPIKMKPNIEPPENVEWSGAEASMFRVLIGTYYDNFCAIARLIGTKTCRQVYEFRVKESSIIAPVPAEDVDTPPRKKKRKHRLWAAHCRKIQLKKDGSSNHVYNYQPCDHPRQPCDSSCPCVIAQNFCEKFCQCSSECQNRFPGCRCKAQCNTKQCPCYLAVRECDPDLCLTCGAADHWDSKNVSCKNCSIQRGSKKHLLLAPSDVAGWGIFIKDPVQKNEFISEYCGEIISQDEADRRGKVYDKYMCSFLFNLNNDFVVDATRKGNKIRFANHSVNPNCYAKVMMVNGDHRIGIFAKRAIQTGEELFFDYRYSQADALKYVGIEREMEIP; encoded by the exons ATGTATTCCTGGTCTCCTCTTCAACAGAATTTTatg GTAGAGGATGAAACTGTCTTACATAACATTCCGTATATGGGAGATGAAGTGCTTGACCAGGATGGTACCTTTATTGAAGAACTGATCAAGAACTATGATGGAAAAGTGCATGGAGACAGAGGTGAGCCCAAACACTCAG AATGTGGATTTATCAATGATGAAATATTTGTTGAGCTGGTCAACGCACTTGGTCAATatagtgatgatgatgatgatgatgatggagaTGACAATCCTGATGAAAGAGATGACAAGCAAAAAGATCGAGAAGGTAACAGGATGG agaaagaaagccaCCCACCTCGGAAATTTCCTTCTGACAAGATATTTGAAGCCATTTCCTCAATGTTTCCAGACAAGGGTACAgcagaagaactgaaagaaaa ATACAAAGAgctcacagagcagcagcttccAGGAGCTCTTCCTCCTGAATGCACACCAAACATAGATGGACCAAATGCTAAATctgttcagagggagcagagcctgCACTCCTTTCACACGCTCTTCTGTAGGCGCTGTTTTAAATATGATTGCTTCTTACATC CATTCCACGCAACTCCTAACACTTACAAACGAAAGAATACAGAAACAGCACTAGATAATAAACCTTGTGGACCTCACTGTTATCAACATCTG GAAGGCGCAAAGGAGTTTGCAGCTGCCCTGACTGCTGAGCGTATAAAGACACCACCAAAGCGCCCAGGTGGCCGCCGAAGAGGAAGACTTCCAAATAACACCAGCAGACCCAGCACACCGACAATAAACGTATTAGAATCAAAAGACACAGATAGTGACAGAGAAGCTGGAACTGAAACTGGAGGAGAAAATAAtgataaagaagaagaagaaaagaaggatgaAACATCCAGTTCTTCTG AAGCAAATTCTAGGTGTCAGACACCAATAAAGATGAAGCCAAATATTGAGCCTCCAGAGAATGTGGAATGGAGTGGTGCTGAAGCCTCAATGTTTAGAGTTCTTATTGGCACCTACTATGACAACTTTTGTGCAATTGCCAGACTCATTGGGACCAAAACATGCAGGCAG GTGTATGAGTTTAGAGTAAAGGAATCTAGTATTATTGCTCCCGTCCCTGCTGAAGATGTTGATACTCctcccagaaagaagaaaaggaaacacag GTTGTGGGCTGCTCATTGCAGAAAGATACAGCTGAAAAAGG ATGGGTCGTCTAATCATGTTTACAACTATCAGCCATGTGATCATCCGCGTCAGCCTTGTGACAGCTCATGCCCGTGTGTGATTGCTCAAAATTTCTGTGAGAAGTTTTGTCAGTGCAGCTCAGAAT GCCAAAACAGGTTTCCTGGATGTCGTTGTAAAGCACAATGCAACACTAAGCAGTGTCCATGTTACCTAGCTGTACGTGAATGTGATCCTGATCTCTGTTTAACATGTGGAGCAGCTGACCACTGGGACAGCAAAAATGTTTCTTGCAAGAACTGCAGCATTCAGAGAGGATCCAAAAAA cACTTGTTATTGGCACCTTCAGATGTGGCAGGCTGGGGAATTTTCATCAAAGATCCTGTACAGAAGAATGAGTTCATTTCTGAATACTGTGGTGAG ATTATTTCTCAGGATGAGgcagacagaagaggaaaagtaTATGACAAGTACATGTGCAGCTTTCTGTTTAACTTGAATAATG attttgTGGTTGATGCAACACGCAAAGGCAACAAAATTAGATTTGCAAACCATTCAGTAAATCCAAATTGCTATGCAAAAG TTATGATGGTTAATGGTGATCACAGAATAGGTATATTTGCTAAGAGAGCCATTCAGACTGGTGAAGAACTGTTCTTTGACTACAG atATAGCCAAGCTGATGCCCTTAAATATGTGGGCattgaaagagaaatggaaatccCTTGA
- the EZH2 gene encoding histone-lysine N-methyltransferase EZH2 isoform X10, giving the protein MGQTGKKSEKGPICWRKRVKSEYMRLRQLKRFRRADEVKSMFNSNRQKILERTEILNQEWKLRRIQPVHIMTSCSVTSDIDFPKQVIPLKTLNAVASVPIMYSWSPLQQNFMVEDETVLHNIPYMGDEVLDQDGTFIEELIKNYDGKVHGDRGEPKHSECGFINDEIFVELVNALGQYSDDDDDDDGDDNPDERDDKQKDREGNRMEKESHPPRKFPSDKIFEAISSMFPDKGTAEELKEKYKELTEQQLPGALPPECTPNIDGPNAKSVQREQSLHSFHTLFCRRCFKYDCFLHPFHATPNTYKRKNTETALDNKPCGPHCYQHLEGAKEFAAALTAERIKTPPKRPGGRRRGRLPNNTSRPSTPTINVLESKDTDSDREAGTETGGENNDKEEEEKKDETSSSSEANSRCQTPIKMKPNIEPPENVEWSGAEASMFRVLIGTYYDNFCAIARLIGTKTCRQVYEFRVKESSIIAPVPAEDVDTPPRKKKRKHRLWAAHCRKIQLKKDGSSNHVYNYQPCDHPRQPCDSSCPCVIAQNFCEKFCQCSSECQNRFPGCRCKAQCNTKQCPCYLAVRECDPDLCLTCGAADHWDSKNVSCKNCSIQRGSKKHLLLAPSDVAGWGIFIKDPVQKNEFISEYCGEIISQDEADRRGKVYDKYMCSFLFNLNNDFVVDATRKGNKIRFANHSVNPNCYAKVMMVNGDHRIGIFAKRAIQTGEELFFDYRYSQADALKYVGIEREMEIP; this is encoded by the exons TGCTCTGTTACCAGTGACATAGATTTTCCAAAACAAGTCATCCCACTAAAGACACTCAATGCTGTTGCTTCTGTGCCTATAATGTATTCCTGGTCTCCTCTTCAACAGAATTTTatg GTAGAGGATGAAACTGTCTTACATAACATTCCGTATATGGGAGATGAAGTGCTTGACCAGGATGGTACCTTTATTGAAGAACTGATCAAGAACTATGATGGAAAAGTGCATGGAGACAGAGGTGAGCCCAAACACTCAG AATGTGGATTTATCAATGATGAAATATTTGTTGAGCTGGTCAACGCACTTGGTCAATatagtgatgatgatgatgatgatgatggagaTGACAATCCTGATGAAAGAGATGACAAGCAAAAAGATCGAGAAGGTAACAGGATGG agaaagaaagccaCCCACCTCGGAAATTTCCTTCTGACAAGATATTTGAAGCCATTTCCTCAATGTTTCCAGACAAGGGTACAgcagaagaactgaaagaaaa ATACAAAGAgctcacagagcagcagcttccAGGAGCTCTTCCTCCTGAATGCACACCAAACATAGATGGACCAAATGCTAAATctgttcagagggagcagagcctgCACTCCTTTCACACGCTCTTCTGTAGGCGCTGTTTTAAATATGATTGCTTCTTACATC CATTCCACGCAACTCCTAACACTTACAAACGAAAGAATACAGAAACAGCACTAGATAATAAACCTTGTGGACCTCACTGTTATCAACATCTG GAAGGCGCAAAGGAGTTTGCAGCTGCCCTGACTGCTGAGCGTATAAAGACACCACCAAAGCGCCCAGGTGGCCGCCGAAGAGGAAGACTTCCAAATAACACCAGCAGACCCAGCACACCGACAATAAACGTATTAGAATCAAAAGACACAGATAGTGACAGAGAAGCTGGAACTGAAACTGGAGGAGAAAATAAtgataaagaagaagaagaaaagaaggatgaAACATCCAGTTCTTCTG AAGCAAATTCTAGGTGTCAGACACCAATAAAGATGAAGCCAAATATTGAGCCTCCAGAGAATGTGGAATGGAGTGGTGCTGAAGCCTCAATGTTTAGAGTTCTTATTGGCACCTACTATGACAACTTTTGTGCAATTGCCAGACTCATTGGGACCAAAACATGCAGGCAG GTGTATGAGTTTAGAGTAAAGGAATCTAGTATTATTGCTCCCGTCCCTGCTGAAGATGTTGATACTCctcccagaaagaagaaaaggaaacacag GTTGTGGGCTGCTCATTGCAGAAAGATACAGCTGAAAAAGG ATGGGTCGTCTAATCATGTTTACAACTATCAGCCATGTGATCATCCGCGTCAGCCTTGTGACAGCTCATGCCCGTGTGTGATTGCTCAAAATTTCTGTGAGAAGTTTTGTCAGTGCAGCTCAGAAT GCCAAAACAGGTTTCCTGGATGTCGTTGTAAAGCACAATGCAACACTAAGCAGTGTCCATGTTACCTAGCTGTACGTGAATGTGATCCTGATCTCTGTTTAACATGTGGAGCAGCTGACCACTGGGACAGCAAAAATGTTTCTTGCAAGAACTGCAGCATTCAGAGAGGATCCAAAAAA cACTTGTTATTGGCACCTTCAGATGTGGCAGGCTGGGGAATTTTCATCAAAGATCCTGTACAGAAGAATGAGTTCATTTCTGAATACTGTGGTGAG ATTATTTCTCAGGATGAGgcagacagaagaggaaaagtaTATGACAAGTACATGTGCAGCTTTCTGTTTAACTTGAATAATG attttgTGGTTGATGCAACACGCAAAGGCAACAAAATTAGATTTGCAAACCATTCAGTAAATCCAAATTGCTATGCAAAAG TTATGATGGTTAATGGTGATCACAGAATAGGTATATTTGCTAAGAGAGCCATTCAGACTGGTGAAGAACTGTTCTTTGACTACAG atATAGCCAAGCTGATGCCCTTAAATATGTGGGCattgaaagagaaatggaaatccCTTGA
- the EZH2 gene encoding histone-lysine N-methyltransferase EZH2 isoform X13, producing the protein MGQTGKKSEKGPICWRKRVKSEYMRLRQLKRFRRADEVKSMFNSNRQKILERTEILNQEWKLRRIQPVHIMTSCSVTSDIDFPKQVIPLKTLNAVASVPIMYSWSPLQQNFMVEDETVLHNIPYMGDEVLDQDGTFIEELIKNYDGKVHGDRGEPKHSECGFINDEIFVELVNALGQYSDDDDDDDGDDNPDERDDKQKDREEKESHPPRKFPSDKIFEAISSMFPDKGTAEELKEKYKELTEQQLPGALPPECTPNIDGPNAKSVQREQSLHSFHTLFCRRCFKYDCFLHPFHATPNTYKRKNTETALDNKPCGPHCYQHLEGAKEFAAALTAERIKTPPKRPGGRRRGRLPNNTSRPSTPTINVLESKDTDSDREAGTETGGENNDKEEEEKKDETSSSSEANSRCQTPIKMKPNIEPPENVEWSGAEASMFRVLIGTYYDNFCAIARLIGTKTCRQVYEFRVKESSIIAPVPAEDVDTPPRKKKRKHRLWAAHCRKIQLKKDGSSNHVYNYQPCDHPRQPCDSSCPCVIAQNFCEKFCQCSSECQNRFPGCRCKAQCNTKQCPCYLAVRECDPDLCLTCGAADHWDSKNVSCKNCSIQRGSKKHLLLAPSDVAGWGIFIKDPVQKNEFISEYCGEIISQDEADRRGKVYDKYMCSFLFNLNNDFVVDATRKGNKIRFANHSVNPNCYAKVMMVNGDHRIGIFAKRAIQTGEELFFDYRYSQADALKYVGIEREMEIP; encoded by the exons TGCTCTGTTACCAGTGACATAGATTTTCCAAAACAAGTCATCCCACTAAAGACACTCAATGCTGTTGCTTCTGTGCCTATAATGTATTCCTGGTCTCCTCTTCAACAGAATTTTatg GTAGAGGATGAAACTGTCTTACATAACATTCCGTATATGGGAGATGAAGTGCTTGACCAGGATGGTACCTTTATTGAAGAACTGATCAAGAACTATGATGGAAAAGTGCATGGAGACAGAGGTGAGCCCAAACACTCAG AATGTGGATTTATCAATGATGAAATATTTGTTGAGCTGGTCAACGCACTTGGTCAATatagtgatgatgatgatgatgatgatggagaTGACAATCCTGATGAAAGAGATGACAAGCAAAAAGATCGAGAAG agaaagaaagccaCCCACCTCGGAAATTTCCTTCTGACAAGATATTTGAAGCCATTTCCTCAATGTTTCCAGACAAGGGTACAgcagaagaactgaaagaaaa ATACAAAGAgctcacagagcagcagcttccAGGAGCTCTTCCTCCTGAATGCACACCAAACATAGATGGACCAAATGCTAAATctgttcagagggagcagagcctgCACTCCTTTCACACGCTCTTCTGTAGGCGCTGTTTTAAATATGATTGCTTCTTACATC CATTCCACGCAACTCCTAACACTTACAAACGAAAGAATACAGAAACAGCACTAGATAATAAACCTTGTGGACCTCACTGTTATCAACATCTG GAAGGCGCAAAGGAGTTTGCAGCTGCCCTGACTGCTGAGCGTATAAAGACACCACCAAAGCGCCCAGGTGGCCGCCGAAGAGGAAGACTTCCAAATAACACCAGCAGACCCAGCACACCGACAATAAACGTATTAGAATCAAAAGACACAGATAGTGACAGAGAAGCTGGAACTGAAACTGGAGGAGAAAATAAtgataaagaagaagaagaaaagaaggatgaAACATCCAGTTCTTCTG AAGCAAATTCTAGGTGTCAGACACCAATAAAGATGAAGCCAAATATTGAGCCTCCAGAGAATGTGGAATGGAGTGGTGCTGAAGCCTCAATGTTTAGAGTTCTTATTGGCACCTACTATGACAACTTTTGTGCAATTGCCAGACTCATTGGGACCAAAACATGCAGGCAG GTGTATGAGTTTAGAGTAAAGGAATCTAGTATTATTGCTCCCGTCCCTGCTGAAGATGTTGATACTCctcccagaaagaagaaaaggaaacacag GTTGTGGGCTGCTCATTGCAGAAAGATACAGCTGAAAAAGG ATGGGTCGTCTAATCATGTTTACAACTATCAGCCATGTGATCATCCGCGTCAGCCTTGTGACAGCTCATGCCCGTGTGTGATTGCTCAAAATTTCTGTGAGAAGTTTTGTCAGTGCAGCTCAGAAT GCCAAAACAGGTTTCCTGGATGTCGTTGTAAAGCACAATGCAACACTAAGCAGTGTCCATGTTACCTAGCTGTACGTGAATGTGATCCTGATCTCTGTTTAACATGTGGAGCAGCTGACCACTGGGACAGCAAAAATGTTTCTTGCAAGAACTGCAGCATTCAGAGAGGATCCAAAAAA cACTTGTTATTGGCACCTTCAGATGTGGCAGGCTGGGGAATTTTCATCAAAGATCCTGTACAGAAGAATGAGTTCATTTCTGAATACTGTGGTGAG ATTATTTCTCAGGATGAGgcagacagaagaggaaaagtaTATGACAAGTACATGTGCAGCTTTCTGTTTAACTTGAATAATG attttgTGGTTGATGCAACACGCAAAGGCAACAAAATTAGATTTGCAAACCATTCAGTAAATCCAAATTGCTATGCAAAAG TTATGATGGTTAATGGTGATCACAGAATAGGTATATTTGCTAAGAGAGCCATTCAGACTGGTGAAGAACTGTTCTTTGACTACAG atATAGCCAAGCTGATGCCCTTAAATATGTGGGCattgaaagagaaatggaaatccCTTGA